In the genome of Dasypus novemcinctus isolate mDasNov1 chromosome 30, mDasNov1.1.hap2, whole genome shotgun sequence, one region contains:
- the LOC101444356 gene encoding LOW QUALITY PROTEIN: zinc finger protein 699 (The sequence of the model RefSeq protein was modified relative to this genomic sequence to represent the inferred CDS: inserted 2 bases in 1 codon) yields MEEERMAAEILKNMTQDSVVFEDVAVDFTQEEWALLDLSQRNLYRDVMLENFQNLASLGCPLHIPHLISSWEQAEDAVTLKRGHPQGTFKEESQEDFETHLKTNESVAQQDIYGEKISNEQKIVRLKRNDSWISILHENSEYHGIDCQNKTHERHLRNHIVESICDYNEENQCEQTFSQITNHNVLNSTTGAKAYECHVCGKAFMDHFSLKNHVKSHPGSKPYQCKECGKAFHFLASFKKHVKNPTEEKPYECKECTKAFNCSAFFRAHVKIHTAKINYECKECGKSFSSSSSLTEHRRIHSGDKPYECKECGKAFSCSSSLSKHKRIHSGDKPYECKECGKAFSSSSHLIIHIRIHTGEKPYECKECGKAFSESSKLNVHVRTHTGEKPYKCKECGKAYNCPSSLSIHMRKHTGEKPYECLECGKAFYLPTSLNTHVKNQSREKPYECKQCGKAFSCPSSFRAHVRDHIGKVQYECKECGKAFSRSSSLTEHLRTHSGEKPYECKECGKAFISSSHLTVHTRTHTGEKPYECKKCGKGFIYPSALRIHMRTHTGEKPYECKECGKAFRHSSYLTVHARMHTGEKPFECLECGKAFSCPSSFRRHVRSHTGEKPYECKECGKAFVCPAYFRRHVKTHTXEKTYTCNV; encoded by the exons ATGGAGGAAGAAAGAATGGCTGCTgagattttgaaaaatatgacACAG GACTCAGTAGTCTTTGAGGATGTGGCTGTGGACTTTACCCAAGAGGAGTGGGCTTTGCTGGATCTTTCTCAGAGGAACCTCTACAGAGATGTGATGCTGGAAAACTTCCAGAACCTGGCCTCACTAG GTTGTCCACTCCACATACCTCATCTGATTTCCTCATGGGAACAAGCAGAAGATGCAGTGACGTTGAAGAGAGGGCATCCCCAGGGGACCTTTAAGGAGGAATCCCAGGAAG attttgagACTCATCTTAAAACCAATGAATCAGTTGCTCAGCAAGATATTTATGGAGAAAAAATATCCAATGAACAGAAAATAGTAAGATTGAAAAGGAATGATTCCTGGATCTCCATTTTACATGAAAACTCTGAATACCATGGTATTGATTGTCAGAATAAAACCCATGAGAGACATTTGAG aaatcatataGTGGAGAGCATCTGTGACTATAATGAAGAAAATCAATGTGAACAAACCTTCAGCCAGATTACAAATCATAATGTGCTCAATAGTACTACTGGAGCAAAAGCCTATGAAtgccatgtgtgtggaaaggccTTCATGGATCATTTCTCCCTTAAAAATCATGTCAAGTCCCACCCTGGAAGCAAACCCTATCAGTGtaaggaatgtggaaaagccttccattttcttgcttcttttaaGAAACATGTAAAAAATCCCACAgaagagaaaccttatgaatgtaaggaatgtaCCAAAGCCTTTAATTGTTCCGCATTCTTTAGGGCACATGTGAAGATTCATACTGCAAAGATAAAttatgaatgtaaggaatgtggaaaATCCTTTAGTTCTTCCTCATCCCTCACAGAACACAGAAGAATTCATAGTGGAGATAAGCCTTATGAATGTAAGGagtgtgggaaagcttttagttgttcttcctctctctctaaaCACAAAAGAATTCATAGTGGAGATAAGCCatatgaatgtaaggaatgtgggaaagcctttagttCTTCCTCCCACCTTATAATACATAtaagaattcatactggagagaaaccttatgaatgtaaaGAGTGTGGGAAGGCTTTCAGTGAGTCCTCGAAACTCAATGTACATGTGAGAACacatactggtgagaaaccctataaatgtaaggaatgtgggaaagcctacAACTGTCCCTCCTCCTTGAGTATTCATATGAGAAaacatactggagagaaaccctatgaatgtctgGAATGCGGAAAAGCCTTCTATCTTCCCACTTCCCTTAATACACATGTGAAAAATCAAAGtagagagaaaccctatgaatgtaagcaatgtgggaaagcctttagttGTCCCTCATCCTTCAGAGCACATGTGAGAGATCACATTGGAAAGGTACAATATGAATGcaaggaatgtgggaaagcctttagtcGTTCCTCATCTCTTACTGAACACTTAAGAACTCACAGTGGAGAGAAGCCTTATGAATGTAAGGAATGCGGGAAAGCCTTTATTAGTTCCTCTCATCTAACTGTACATacaagaactcacactggagagaaaccttatgaatgtaagAAATGTGGGAAAGGTTTTATTTATCCTTCAGCCCTCAGGATCCATATGAGAAcacacactggtgagaaaccctatgaatgtaaggaatgtgggaaagccttccgcCATTCTTCATATCTTACTGTACATGCAAGAAtgcacactggagagaaacccttcGAGTGTTTGGAATGTGGCAAAGCTTTCAGTTGTCCTTCATCCTTTCGAAGACATGTGAGAAgccacacaggagagaaaccatacgaatgtaaggaatgtgggaaagcctttgtTTGTCCTGCCTACTTTCGAAGACATGTGAAAACTCACAC AGAGAAAACATACACATGTAACGTATAA